The DNA window ACAAACTCGTCGTGATGAAGGCCGACGGCACCCCGTACTATCCGCCGTCGCCGTCCGGCGAGCATTCCCCGCTCGGCGAGGACTGCGCGATCCCGATCGGTTCGGGCGCGGAGGTTTCGGTGCCGAAGATGAAGGGCGCCCGCATCTACGTCGTGCTCGACGCGAAGCTCGACCTGTTCCTGAACCCGGGCCCGGCCATGGTGCACCCGAGCTTCTTGAACGCCGATGACCCGAACTACGGCCGGAACTGGTCGTTCAGCGAGTTCACCTTGGACGACACGCAACTGTTCGCGAACATCAGCTACGTCGATTTCGTGGCAATTCCGCTCGGCCTGCACCTGACGACGACGGGATCGGGGGAGCAGAGCGCGCCCGGCCTGCCCGCGAAGTCGCTGGACGGGATCTGCGACGAACTGAAAAAGCAGGGTGGGGCCTGGGGTGAGCTGGTGGAATCCGGTGAGGGCGGGAAGGCGCTCCGGGTGTTGTCCGCGCACTACCGCGCGGACAAGTTCAACGGGTACCTCGACGGCTACATCGACAAGGTGTGGCAGAAGTACGCCGGTGAGGAGTTGACGATCGACTCGCAGCGGTCCGATCTCGGCAAGTTCACCGGCAAGGTCGGTGGCGACGGCAAGCTGACGTTCAACAACGGTGAAGCGTTCGCGAAGCCGTCGACCGCGGACGTGTGGAGCTGCGACAGCGGCCCGTTCGCGCTCGACGGTGCGAGCGAGGCGCGCAAGGCCATCATCCCGCGGCTCGCCGCGCCGCTGAACCGGACGACCTTGCTGGACAACGCGAATCAGCCGATGGGGGAGGACCCGGCGAAGTTCTACAAGAACGCGGAAACGAACCACTACGCCCGCATCGTGCACAGCAAGCTCCCCGACAACCGCGGCTACGCGTTCCCGTACGACGATGTTTCGCCCGGCCCTGATTTCAGCGGTGCCGTGCAGGCAGGCGATCCCGACAAGCTGACGATCACCGTCAACGCCCTCCGTTGAGGACGTATTCGATGAACGAGGTCTTCGCATCGGTGTAGCCGACCCGATCGGTGCGGAACCTTTGCGCCAGCTCGCGTTTCAGCGCCGCGTATGCCCGAGCCGTTTCCGGCGAGGCGCGCAGCGCGTCGCGGAACGCGAGCTGGCGCGCCAACTGCTCGCCGTCGGCCGCGCTCGCGTAGAGGTGGTGCGCGGGCAGATCGCCGGGTCTGCTGAATGCCTCGCGCCCCGGCACCCCGAGGTCGCCTCGCCGCTCGTACCCCAGTGGCCGGATCCGCGCGGCCGCCTCGTCGAGGTCGCCCGCGGAGTCCAGCACGATCACCATGTCGATGATGGGTTTCGCGGCCAGCCCCGGCACCGACGTGCTGCCCACGTGCTCGATCCGCGACGCGAGCGGCCCGAGCGCCGTCGCGAGCGGCCGCCGCAACCTTTCGAACAAGTTCGGCCACCCGTCGTCGTAGTCGACGATCACCACCGGCGCGCCGTTACCCAGAACGTGCCGAAGCACGGCGTCCACGGTCTGGTCGAGCGACGCTGTCGTGTCGAGTTCGAGATCGGCACCGTCCCGGAGCAACGGCTCGATGGTTTCCCGCAGTTCGAGCGTCCGCGCCAGCTCACCGGCATCTTTGCCGAACGAGTTCGTGGTCCGCCCGGCCAAGCGCTCGGCGATGACCCGCGCCGGCGCGGACAGCAACACCACGTGGTCGAACGAGAACTCCCCCTGGTTCGGCGAACACCCGCAGACGAACAGAACGTCGGTGTCCTCGGTCGACAGCAACTCGGCGATGGCGTCCTCGCGCCACACCCAGTCCTGCCCGCCCCCGACCCCGGTCACCTCCCCGTCGGGAACAGCGACCAATTCGGAATACCCGCCGAAGTCCGCGTCGACCGCCTTGTACCCACGCGCGGCCAGTTCCGCGACCACCGTGGATTTCCCGGTCCCCGACATCCCGGTCAACAACACCCGTTTCACCGTGACAGCCTAGTATCCAGCAGCCGTTGCTTGGCCTCCACTTGAGAGAATCGGCGCATGCCGAACTCCTCGGTCTGGGATTCGAGCGAACTGCCGAACCCAAGTCGCGCAAGAACCGGATGCACTTCGACATCACCTCTCCCGATCCAGTCGCCGAGCAGTACCGGGTCGAGACGCTTGGCGGGCGAAGGCTCCAGGACTACGCCGACGGCGGCTTCCTGGTGATGGCGGACCCCGAAGACAACGAGTTCCGCATCATCCCCGACAAGGAATTCACAGGTCAGGACTGGTCCCTCGATCAACCAACAGAATAAGGCGGCAAAGGAGAGAATGGATCCAGAACCCAAGTCCGCCCCCGAGAACGAGCCGAAGAAGGCATCCGTCCACTCAACTCGGCCAGTGTCACAGAGGAAAGAGAAGCCCGCCAAGCGTCGTCGGCGTCATACATCACCTTGGCGACCGGACAAGGCCCAGCGCACAATTCGGCGGGAACGGCACAGGTGCCCCGCTGCCGGATCTCGGCACATGTGAACGGCGAGACGGTTCCTTCGATGGCCTCGACGATGTCGAGCACGGTGATTCGGTCCGCGGACTTGGCCAGCCGGAATCCACCCCGCGGGCCGGGGATGGCCGTGAGAACCCCCGCGCGCACCAGCGACTTGAGGTGTTTGGCGAGGTAGGCGTCCGGCAGGTCGAAATACCCGGACAGCGCGCGTCGCGAGACGGCACCCTCGCCCGCGTCGGCGAGGAGCAAGGCGCAATGCAGCGCCCACTCCACACCCTGCGACAGCTTCATGGCAACAGTCTAGACAACATGGATACGCGATGTCCATAATGGCGCTGAACTGGAGGGACACCAAATGGAGATCGGCATCTTCTCGGTCGGCGACCTCAAACCGGACCCGCACACCGGTATCGCACCGACCGAGTACCAGCGCATCCACGCGATCATGAGGATCGGCAAGCAGGCCGAAGAGGCGGGATTCGACGTCGTGGCGACCGGCGAGCACCATTGCCCGCCGTTCGTGCCGAGTTCGCCGGTGGCGTTGCTCGCGTATCTCGCGGCGAGCACCGAGCGCGTCGTCCTGTCGACCGCGACCACGCTCATCACCACCAACGACCCGGTCCGGCTCGCGGAGGACTACGCGACGATCCAGCACCTCGCGCACGGCAGGCTCGACGTGATGCTCGGGCGAGGCAAGGACGAGCGGGTGTACCCGTGGTTCGGGAAGGATCACGCCCGCGCGACGGCCGTGGCGGGGGAGAACTACGCGTTGTTGAGACGGCTGTGGCGAGAGGACACAGTGGACTGGTCGGGGGAGTTCCGTGTGCCGTTGAAGGGTTTCACGTCGACGCCCCGGCCGCTCGGGGGAGTTCCGCCGTTCGTCTGGCACGGCGCGGAGCGAAGTGTGGGAACCGCCGAACTGGCGGCGCGGTACGGCGATGGCCTGTTCGTCAACAACCTGTTCCGGCGGGTCGCCGACTTCCGGCCGCTGGTCGACCGCTACCGCGAACGCGCCGCGCACCACGGCCACCGACCCGTGGTGGGAGTCGGTGGCCAGGCTTTCGTGCGCGCGCGGTCGCAGGACGCCGTCGAAGAATTCCGCCCGTACTTCGACGCCACGCCGAGTGCGGCGAACGGCTCGCTCGAAGAGTTCGTGGCGGGAACCGCGTTGAGCGTCGGCAGCCCGCAGCAGGTCATCGACCGCACGCTGTCCTTCCGCGAGCACTTCGGCGACTACCAGCGCCAGTTGTTCCTCATCGACCACGCCGGGTTGCCGCTCAAGACGGTTCTCGAGCAGGTCGACCTGCTCGGCGCCGAGGTCCTTCCCGTGCTGCGCAAGGAATCACGCGCCCTCTGACGAAACCGGCGCTTCAGCGGTTCTGCCACAGCACGATGGTCGCTCCGGCTGGATCGTGCAGCACGACCAGTGAGCCCTGGGGGAGATCGGTGCGCGCGCGGGCCACGGTCGCGCCGAGTGCGATCGCCTTTTCGGTCGCCGCGTCGAGATCTTCGACGGCGGCGTACGGCAGCCACTGCGGGCTCCGTTCGTCACCGGGCGGGAGTTCGGTGACGCCGCCCCACGGCCCGCCTTCGGTGTCGAACAACATCGGCACCGAGCGGTCACCGGCGGGCACGTCCTTGATGTCCCATCCGAACAACTCGCCGTAGAACCGGCGCGACGCGGGCAGATCGGTGGTGCGGAGGTCGTGGAACAGGAATGGCGTAGCCATGGGAACTCCTTGGGTTAGGACAAGTGTCCTGAAAGTTAGACCAAGTGTCCTGAAGCGCGCAAGGGGGCCGGTGTCTAGGCTGACGGCGTGGCATCCTCGGACACGACGCGCAACGGCCTTTCGGCGAACCAGCTCGACAAGCAGCGGCAGATCGTCGAAGCCGCACGTCGCGTACTGGCGACGGACGGGCTTGCCGGGTGCACCGCGCGCGCCGTCGCCGACGCCAGCCCGCTCACGAAGAGCGCGATCCACTACTACTTCTCGGACATGGACGATCTCGTCGACAGGGCGATGGCGGGGCACATCGGCGCGTTCACCGGACGGATCAGGGAGGCGGTCGAGCAGCACACGGGCCCGGTGGACCGGTTCTGGGCTGCGGTCGCGCGCTACGTCGAGATCTTCCAGGAGTCGCCGAACGCCGCGATGCTGTGGTTCGACTACTGGCTGGACGCGCTGCGCAAGAACCGGCTCGACGCGCTGGACCGCATGCACCGGGAGGTGGCGGCGTTCTTCGCCGACCTCCTCGCCGAGATCGGCGTGGACGATCCGGCGCGACGAGGGCGCGCACTGTTCCGCTACCTGCTCGGTACGGTGGTGGAGCAGACGATGAACCCGTTGCCGTTCAAGGAGATCCGGTCACACGCCGCGGTGGCGTGCGCGCTCGATCCGGTGCACTGACTGCGCGAGGTGGCGCAGCCCCGGTTCCGGGGACCCGCCCCGCAAGGCCAGCCCGAGGTGGCCGTCCGGCCGGACGGCGAACAGGGCGTCGCCGGACACGCCGTAGGTGCGCTCCGCCTCCCATTCCGGACCGATCTGGTGCGCGTGTTCGCCCAGTCCGGCCGCCAGTGCGGGAAACCCGAATACCAGGAACGTCCACTGTGGACCGCGAAACAGGTCGAAGAGCCGCTCGCCGGTGCGCCGGTTGACCGCGTCGGGTGCCCGGTCTCCGGAGCGGGGAGCTCCGCTCGCCGGCAGGTCCAGCCCGAGCGAACTTCCGTGGTAGGAGGTGGTGAGGCCGGACGTCGCGCGGTCCGCGGCTTTGCCTTCGAGCGCTGCCACGCCGCCGTCGGTCACCGCGCGGCGGCGGCGTTCGGAGTCGGCGAGTACCGCGCGTGCGACCGGCAGGCGTTCCTCCTGGTACGTGTCGAGCACCGCGGGATCGGCACCGCGGACCGCGTCGGCGAGCTTCCAGCCGAGGTTCACCGCGTCGGCGATCCCGGTGTTCATGCCCTGCCCGCCCGCGGGCGAGTGGCAGTGCACGGCATCGCCCGCGAGCAGCGCCCTGCCTTCCCGGTACCGCTCGGCCATGCGGACGTTCAAGCGCGCGGTGGAGGCCCAGGTGACTTCGCGGATGTGGAGCCGGGCGGTACCGGCGACTTCGGCGGCGATGCGCTGGAACGTGGCCAGTGACGGTTCGGCCCGCCATTTCGGCAGGGACGCCTGGAACTGGTACTGGTCCGTGCCGGGCAGGGGGGTGAGGCCGAGGAAGCCGTGCTCGGTGGACCACAGGTGGCTGTGCGCGTGGTCGAACAGGTCCGTCCCGTCGAGCCGGACGTCGCCCACGATGCCCTGCTCCTCCTCGAAGGTCTCTCCGTCGAACGGGATGCCGAGCAGGCGTCGCGTCGTGCTGTGCCCGCCGTCGCAGCCGACGAGGTAGGCGGCGCGGATCGCGCCGTCACGGGTGGTCGCGGTGACGCCCGTGCGGTCCTGGTGGATGTCGACGACCTCGGTGCCCAGCTCGACCTGCACGCCGTGGTTCGCGAGAAGGGCTCGCAACTCCTGTTCGACGCGCCATTGCGGGATCCAGAGCAAATCGGGGTACGGGATCGCCGGACCGGGATCCCAGCCCGAGGTCGTGACGATCTCGGTGAGGACGGTTTCCCCTTGGTAGACGCGCGCGGGCATCGAGGTGCGCCCGTCGGCGAGCAGTGCCTCCGCGATGCCGAGCTTGTCGAACAGTTCCAGGCTGCGTTGTTGCAGGCCCTTGGCGCGAGAGGCGGTCGAGAACGCCGATGCCTTGTCGACGATGCGGCAGCCGATCCCGCGGCGGGCGAGTTCACAGGCGAGCGTCAGGCCGGTCGGACCGGCGCCGATCACGAGTACTTCTGTCATCAGATCCCCCTTACGGTTGTAAGTACAGATAACTTACATCTGTAAGTCTGGATTGGGAAGAGTGCTGGCGTACGTTGACCGAGTGACGGAGCAGGCGACACGACGGCCGTTGAGTCGAGAAGTGGTTCTCGACGCCGCGCTGCGGCTTGGTGACGAGAAGGGGCTTGAGGCCGTCTCGATGCGCGGGGTGGCGAAAGAGCTTGGTGTGGAAGCGATGTCGCTCTACAACCATGTTTCGAACAAGGCGGCGATGATCACCGGCATGCTGGAGCGCGTGCTGGCGGGGATCGAAATCCCCGACGCCGGTCTGGAATGGGGTGCTCGCCTCCGCGCCTTGGCGACGGCGATGCACAGCGCGTTCACCGCGCACCCGGTGGCCGCGACGATGATCGTCACCGGGGCCGCGCCACGCGGCTTCGCCGCGCTGCGGCCGATCGAGGAGCTGTACGCGATTCTGTACGGCGCCGGTTTCAGTGACGAGATCGCGAGCCGGGGAGTCACCGCTGTCACCGGCCTGGTCTTCGGCACCGCGATGCTGGCGCCCGCGCGCGGACAAGACGCCGAGGAGCGCACCTGGTTTCGCCAGAACGTGACGGCTGAGCGGTTCCCGAACCTGCACCGGGCGCTACGGGCGGAGACGCCGGACGCGGCCGCTGATTTCGGGCATCAGGTGGACCTGGTGGTCGAGGGGCTGCGCGCTCGGCAATGATGTGAGCCAGGTCACGCATCCCTGGTCCGATCTGACGTCGTCATCGGGGTAGGCGAGGGGAGGCGGCCTGGTGCGAGCGGCCGAGGAGCGGCGGTACACGGAGTACGTGACCGAGCGGTTGCCCGTCCTGCGCAGGACGGCGCTGCTGCTGTGCGGCGATCGGCACCGCGCCGACGACGTCGTGCAGGCCGCGATCACGCGCCTGTACCTGCATTGGAACCGCGCTTCGGCGGCCAGGAACATGGACGCCTACGTGCGCACGATCGTGGTTCGCGCGTTCCTCAACGAGCAGCGGCGAGGCTGGTTCCAACGCGTTTCGCTGGTCGGCGGGCCCGGTGAGACGCCGGTGCCGCCCGCGCCGAGCGGGCCCGATGTCGAATTGCGCAGCGTGGTGGACGCGGCGTTGGCGCGGGTGCCGCCGCGGCAGCGCGCGGCCTTGGTGCTGCGCTTCCTGTGCGATCTGTCCGTGGCCGAAGTGGCCGAGCACCTCGGTTGTTCCGTCGGCAACGTCAAAAGCCTGACGACGCACGGTTTGCGCGCGCTTCGCCGTCAGTTCGGCGAGCACCCGATGACGACGCTGGGGATGGAGTAGATGGGCATGCGATCCAGCGAAGAGGAAGACGCCCGGTTGCTCGCTCCGTTGCGGGAGGCGGCGCCGAGCGAGGAAACCACGGTCAGCGTTGAGCGGGCGATCGCCGCGGGACGGCGCAAGCAGCGCGCGCGGCGGCTCGGCGGGGCGGGCGCGGTGGCGGTGGTCGTCGCGCTCGCGGCTGTGGTGCTACCGGGAATCGTCCGGTCCTGGAATGATCCCGGCGAGCTGGCCGTGAGCTCGGCGCCCGCCGAGTTCGACGTCCTCCGCCAGCAGTTCACCGCGGGGTCCGCGGGCGGATTCGCGCCCTACGCCTACGAAACCGGCCGCTACCGGCAGCGGATGGACCTCAAGCGAGCCGGTACCGCGGATCCGGGCGCGCCCGTCGCGGAGATCGCCCTGTACGTGCGCGGCCAGGTGCCGTACGCGGGCGACCGCCAGTGGGACCCCGGCGCGGGTACGCCCGCACCCGCGGTCGGCGGTCATCGCGCGGTCTACCTCGACGCGCCGGTGCTCGGCGTGGATCGAACGGAACTCGCCTGGGAGTGGACCGACGGCGCGTGGGCGTTCGCGAGCGTGCCGTCGGCCGATCCCGACGCGAAGGCGAAAGCGCACCACGTGGCCGAAAGCGTCGCGGTCGGCGCGAACACCCCGGTGCGGGTGCCGTTCACGATCGACACGGCGGGGAAAAACCGGCTGCTCGGTGTCGTGACCCCGGCGTCGGCGGCGGTCGATCAGACGGCGGCGCGGCTCGTGCTCGGCACGGTCGACGCGCCGCAACCCGGGGCGATGGCGGAGGTGGGGCTGCGCGCGCCCGTGGAGATCCCGGCCAACACCGTCATCGACGGCCGTCCCGCCGTGGTGGTCGGGACGAGCGCGACGATCCTGGACGTCGGCGGAGCGCACGCGGCGGAAGCGTCCACTGACGACAGTCGCGAGTATCCCGTCGACCGCTTGAGGGAGCTGGTCGCTTCGCTGCGCCTGACCGGGTCGATCGCGGATTCGCGGACGTGGGCCGAAAACCCGCTGAGGTGAGCACCGCCATGCATCCGTTCGGCGTCCCGCCAGTGTCGAACGGGTATGGACGGAACGTTTTTGCTTCGCCACAAGGCCTTCCTGCTCGCCGCGGGTGCCGTGATCGGGATGGTGGCCGCCGTGCTCGTCGCCCGCAGCCAGTTCATCGATCTTCAGGTGTACCGGTTCGGCGCGCAGGCGCTGTGGCGCGGCGACGACCTGTACGGCCCGCTTCCGCCGACCTCGGCCGGTGTCACGTTGCCGTTCATCTACCCGCCGTTCGCGGCGATCGCGCTGACCCCGCTGGTGACCGCGCCGTGGTGGTGCGCGGCGGTGGCGATGTTCGCGTTGTCGGTGGCGGCATTGGGACTCGCGCTCGTCGTGACGGTTCGCGTCGCGTTGCCACACCGCCGAGCGGTGGCCGTGGGTCTCGGACTGGTGCCGGTGGCGCTCCTGTTCGAACCCGTTCGCGCGACGCTCGGGTTCGGGCAGGTCAACCTGGTGCTGATGGGCATGGTGCTCGCCGACGGCCTGCTGCCGACAACGCGATGGCCGCGCGGGACGCTGGTCGGACTGGCCGCCGCGGTCAAGATCACCCCGGCCGCTTTCGTGCTGTTTTTCCTGCTGCGCAGGGATTTCCGGTCGGCGCGGACCGCCGCGGTGTCCGCTTCGGTGGCCAGCGCCGCCGGGTTCGCGATCGCGCCGACGGCGTCGGCGCACTACTGGCTGGTCGAGCTGACCGGGGCGTCCGGGTTGAGCGGTTCGCCGTTCGCGACGAACCAGACCATCGTGGCCGAGCTGACCCGGCTCGGTCTGCCACCGGTGTGGCACGCGGTCGCGGCCGCGGTACTCGTGGCGGCGGTGCTCGCCGCCGCGGTGTTCGTCATGCGGCGGGTGGAGCCGCCGGTCGCGGTTCTGGTGAACGCGGTCGCCGCGTTGGTGGTGTCCCCGATCTCGTGGTCGCACCACTGGGTCTGGCTGGTGCCCGCGCTGGTCGTCCTCTGTGGACACGCCAGGCGCGCCGGTGCGCCGCGCTGGTGGGTGGCGGCGGGCGCGCTCGCGGCGGTGTTCGTCGCCGGACCGCACCACTTCGCACCGTCCGGAGACGGCAAGGAACTGCACTGGACGGTCGCGCAGCACCTGTACGGCAACGCCTACCTCCTGCTGGCGTTGTGCGCGCTGGCGGGTTCGGCGTGGTGGCTGAAGCACCGGCGACCGGAGCCGTTCCGCACCAACCCCAGGCGTGCGGAACAACTCCGGCTCGGTGTCAGGCCGCGGCGGGCACGGCCGCGACGGCCTTCGGCGCGCGGAGCAGAACGCTGACCTCGCGGGTGAGCACCATCGCGAGCGCCATCATGAGGAAGAACAGGGCGACCCCGTCCTGGCCGATCCCGTTGTCCACCATGAACTCGCCGAACGACACCGCGAACGAGTGCACGTTTTCGAGCAGCCACACGAAAACGATCCGGACGACGAGGACGACGAGCCAGATCGCGAGATAGGGGAACGCGGCCCGGGTGTAGAGCTTCGCGGTGCCGGGGTCCCGGTAGACCGCCATGGTCTTCGAGAGCCCGAGCCCGACGGCGACCCCGATCGCGGCGCCGACGACGGCGCACACGAAATCGGCGAGGTGGTAGTCGTGCTTGCCGGTGAAGATCACCAGTCCGCCGATCACGGCCGAGGACACGAACGGCATCACGGCGAGCAGCGCGGAATGCCGCCGTCGCCCGATCTGCGTGGTGAGCACGAGCACCAGGAAGATCCCGCTGAACACAAGAGCATCGGTCATGGCGGGGAAACTAACCGCGATCCGGCGGCACGGGATCCTCGCCAGGGTGGAGATCGGGGTGGAGAGCAGGGCCGACCTTGACGCCGGGCGCGATGGCCGCCAAGGTCGGGACGGATGAGGATCGGCGTATTCGGGACGGTCGCGCTGCTGCTGCTCGTCACCGGGTGCTCCGGTGACGAGCCGTGGGGTGCCGCCGATGGTCCCGTGTCCGCGGTGACGGCGGACCTGCCCGCGCCGCTCCTGCACTGGGAAAGCTGTCGTGATGCTCCAGGACTGTCCTGTGCGGACCTTCCGGTGCCGCTGGACTACCGCCACCCCGAAGGCGCGAAGATCAGCATCGCCGTCTCGCGGTTGTCCACAGGGGACGGTCACCCCGTGCTGCTGTCGAACCCCGGTGGCCCCGGCGCGTCCGGGCTCTTCAACACCCTCGGCGTGGACGGGCTCACCGGCGGCGCGCTGCGCGAGCGCTTCGACCTGATCGGGTTCGATCCTCGCGGGGTCGGCCGGAGTGGCGGTGTCCATTGCGGACTCGACGCGAACCTGGTCGCGGCGGCGGCAGGTGGTGCGGCACCGAGGGATTTCCGGCACGACGCAGACGCGGCCTCGGCCATCGCGAGTGCGTGCGCGGCGGGAGCGGGACCGGTGCTGCCGCACCTCACGACGGCGAACACGGCACGGGATGTCGAGCTGCTCAGGAAGGCGCTGCACCGCGAGCGGATCTCGTTCGTCGGGACCTCGTACGGTGCCGAGCTGGCGGTCGCCTACGCCTCGATGTTCCCCGGCGGGACCGACCGCGTCGTGCTGGACAGCGCCTCGGACGTCACGGTCGGCTGGCGAGCGGCGCGGCGGGAGGAAGCGGCCGCGGCGGACGCCCGGTTCACTGAAGTCGCGGCGAAGATCGCGCGGGAGGAACCGCGCTGGCACCTCGGCACGACGGCGGGCGAGGTCCGCGACCGATACCTGCGCACGGCGGCCGAGCTGGACGCGCGGCCGCGCTCGATCGACGGTTCCCGCGTCGACGCCGCCGTGCTGCAGGAGGCCCGCCTGCTCCCAGCGCTCCGGAGCGACGACGACATCGCGCCGTTCGCGCTGACGCTGGCGTACCTCTCGTCGGCGCCGGGCGCACTGTCCGAACAGGACTTGCTGGCGGCACTGGGACCGGAGCGGGACGCGGGGCCGTTGCCGGGCGGTCAGTCCGCGGAGCAGAACGCGTCGGCCTTTCTCGCGGTGCGCTGCGGCGACGAGCGGTGGCCTGCCGACACCGAGGAATACCGGCGCGCGACGAGTGACGAGGCTTCGCGCTTTCCGGTCACCCGCGGCCAGTTCTCGAAGATCACCGCCTGCGCGTTCTGGCCCGGTCCGCCCCCTCCTGCCCGGCCCGACGTCACCGACCGCGGCTGGCGCGGTGGCCCGAACGTGCTGATCCTGCGGAACACCCGCGACTTCCTCGCCCCGGACGAAGGCGTCACCAACACCCGGCGCGCGCTGGGTCGCCGTGCGGTGGCCATCTCCGTCGACGACTACCGGCACGGTGTGCTCGGCAGGAGCGCGTGCGCGACCGGGTACGCGGTCCGATGGCTCGTCGGCACCGGGACGCCACGCCGGGACCTCGCCTGCTGACGGGTCGCGAACACGGGCGGGTATGTTGCCCGGCATGACTGTGCAGGGGGAGGACCAGGTCGTCGAGATCTACACCGACGGCGCGTGCAGCGGTAACCCCGGCCCCGGCGGCTGGGGCGCACTCCTGCGCTACGGCACGCACGAGAAGGAGCTCTACGGTGGCCAGGCCACCGAGACCACCAACAACCGGATGGAACTCACCGCGCCCATCGAGGCGCTGGAGGGGCTCAAGCGGCGGGTCGTGGTGCGGATCTACACCGACAGCACCTACGTCCGCAACGGCATCACGAAATGGGTGCCGCGCTGGAAGGGCAACGGCTGGCAGACCAGCGCGAAGCAGCCGGTGAAGAACGTCGACCTGTGGCAACGGCTCGACGACGCGGTCAACCGG is part of the Amycolatopsis sp. CA-230715 genome and encodes:
- a CDS encoding GrpB family protein, whose product is MKRVLLTGMSGTGKSTVVAELAARGYKAVDADFGGYSELVAVPDGEVTGVGGGQDWVWREDAIAELLSTEDTDVLFVCGCSPNQGEFSFDHVVLLSAPARVIAERLAGRTTNSFGKDAGELARTLELRETIEPLLRDGADLELDTTASLDQTVDAVLRHVLGNGAPVVIVDYDDGWPNLFERLRRPLATALGPLASRIEHVGSTSVPGLAAKPIIDMVIVLDSAGDLDEAAARIRPLGYERRGDLGVPGREAFSRPGDLPAHHLYASAADGEQLARQLAFRDALRASPETARAYAALKRELAQRFRTDRVGYTDAKTSFIEYVLNGGR
- a CDS encoding glycosyltransferase 87 family protein is translated as MDGTFLLRHKAFLLAAGAVIGMVAAVLVARSQFIDLQVYRFGAQALWRGDDLYGPLPPTSAGVTLPFIYPPFAAIALTPLVTAPWWCAAVAMFALSVAALGLALVVTVRVALPHRRAVAVGLGLVPVALLFEPVRATLGFGQVNLVLMGMVLADGLLPTTRWPRGTLVGLAAAVKITPAAFVLFFLLRRDFRSARTAAVSASVASAAGFAIAPTASAHYWLVELTGASGLSGSPFATNQTIVAELTRLGLPPVWHAVAAAVLVAAVLAAAVFVMRRVEPPVAVLVNAVAALVVSPISWSHHWVWLVPALVVLCGHARRAGAPRWWVAAGALAAVFVAGPHHFAPSGDGKELHWTVAQHLYGNAYLLLALCALAGSAWWLKHRRPEPFRTNPRRAEQLRLGVRPRRARPRRPSARGAER
- a CDS encoding TetR/AcrR family transcriptional regulator C-terminal domain-containing protein, whose translation is MVLDAALRLGDEKGLEAVSMRGVAKELGVEAMSLYNHVSNKAAMITGMLERVLAGIEIPDAGLEWGARLRALATAMHSAFTAHPVAATMIVTGAAPRGFAALRPIEELYAILYGAGFSDEIASRGVTAVTGLVFGTAMLAPARGQDAEERTWFRQNVTAERFPNLHRALRAETPDAAADFGHQVDLVVEGLRARQ
- a CDS encoding RrF2 family transcriptional regulator; amino-acid sequence: MKLSQGVEWALHCALLLADAGEGAVSRRALSGYFDLPDAYLAKHLKSLVRAGVLTAIPGPRGGFRLAKSADRITVLDIVEAIEGTVSPFTCAEIRQRGTCAVPAELCAGPCPVAKVMYDADDAWRASLSSVTLAELSGRMPSSARSRGRTWVLDPFSPLPPYSVG
- a CDS encoding glycoside hydrolase family 64 protein, translated to MISRRAFLGASAAAAASYPVWGSTLAWARGLGPAAVPDTVKVAFDNKSGSNTAYAYITGIAPGDKLVVMKADGTPYYPPSPSGEHSPLGEDCAIPIGSGAEVSVPKMKGARIYVVLDAKLDLFLNPGPAMVHPSFLNADDPNYGRNWSFSEFTLDDTQLFANISYVDFVAIPLGLHLTTTGSGEQSAPGLPAKSLDGICDELKKQGGAWGELVESGEGGKALRVLSAHYRADKFNGYLDGYIDKVWQKYAGEELTIDSQRSDLGKFTGKVGGDGKLTFNNGEAFAKPSTADVWSCDSGPFALDGASEARKAIIPRLAAPLNRTTLLDNANQPMGEDPAKFYKNAETNHYARIVHSKLPDNRGYAFPYDDVSPGPDFSGAVQAGDPDKLTITVNALR
- a CDS encoding VOC family protein yields the protein MATPFLFHDLRTTDLPASRRFYGELFGWDIKDVPAGDRSVPMLFDTEGGPWGGVTELPPGDERSPQWLPYAAVEDLDAATEKAIALGATVARARTDLPQGSLVVLHDPAGATIVLWQNR
- a CDS encoding CE1758 family FMN-dependent luciferase-like monooxygenase; the protein is MEIGIFSVGDLKPDPHTGIAPTEYQRIHAIMRIGKQAEEAGFDVVATGEHHCPPFVPSSPVALLAYLAASTERVVLSTATTLITTNDPVRLAEDYATIQHLAHGRLDVMLGRGKDERVYPWFGKDHARATAVAGENYALLRRLWREDTVDWSGEFRVPLKGFTSTPRPLGGVPPFVWHGAERSVGTAELAARYGDGLFVNNLFRRVADFRPLVDRYRERAAHHGHRPVVGVGGQAFVRARSQDAVEEFRPYFDATPSAANGSLEEFVAGTALSVGSPQQVIDRTLSFREHFGDYQRQLFLIDHAGLPLKTVLEQVDLLGAEVLPVLRKESRAL
- a CDS encoding FAD-dependent monooxygenase: MTEVLVIGAGPTGLTLACELARRGIGCRIVDKASAFSTASRAKGLQQRSLELFDKLGIAEALLADGRTSMPARVYQGETVLTEIVTTSGWDPGPAIPYPDLLWIPQWRVEQELRALLANHGVQVELGTEVVDIHQDRTGVTATTRDGAIRAAYLVGCDGGHSTTRRLLGIPFDGETFEEEQGIVGDVRLDGTDLFDHAHSHLWSTEHGFLGLTPLPGTDQYQFQASLPKWRAEPSLATFQRIAAEVAGTARLHIREVTWASTARLNVRMAERYREGRALLAGDAVHCHSPAGGQGMNTGIADAVNLGWKLADAVRGADPAVLDTYQEERLPVARAVLADSERRRRAVTDGGVAALEGKAADRATSGLTTSYHGSSLGLDLPASGAPRSGDRAPDAVNRRTGERLFDLFRGPQWTFLVFGFPALAAGLGEHAHQIGPEWEAERTYGVSGDALFAVRPDGHLGLALRGGSPEPGLRHLAQSVHRIERARHRGV
- a CDS encoding SigE family RNA polymerase sigma factor, translated to MRAAEERRYTEYVTERLPVLRRTALLLCGDRHRADDVVQAAITRLYLHWNRASAARNMDAYVRTIVVRAFLNEQRRGWFQRVSLVGGPGETPVPPAPSGPDVELRSVVDAALARVPPRQRAALVLRFLCDLSVAEVAEHLGCSVGNVKSLTTHGLRALRRQFGEHPMTTLGME
- a CDS encoding TetR/AcrR family transcriptional regulator, with protein sequence MASSDTTRNGLSANQLDKQRQIVEAARRVLATDGLAGCTARAVADASPLTKSAIHYYFSDMDDLVDRAMAGHIGAFTGRIREAVEQHTGPVDRFWAAVARYVEIFQESPNAAMLWFDYWLDALRKNRLDALDRMHREVAAFFADLLAEIGVDDPARRGRALFRYLLGTVVEQTMNPLPFKEIRSHAAVACALDPVH
- a CDS encoding VOC family protein, with the translated sequence MLGLHLRESAHAELLGLGFERTAEPKSRKNRMHFDITSPDPVAEQYRVETLGGRRLQDYADGGFLVMADPEDNEFRIIPDKEFTGQDWSLDQPTE